From the genome of Borreliella burgdorferi B31, one region includes:
- a CDS encoding plasmid maintenance protein, whose protein sequence is MNGIINDTLVARITKQIKFAKNKLIILVKTLDHMNQELFYSENKDYTHLLIKSKFNLALAKTTQHEVNYKTLLEYLEILEKNPKVIVKCPTNKENESFIGRYTLLYPLEVCCTKIYNLHPNI, encoded by the coding sequence ATGAATGGAATAATTAACGATACACTGGTCGCAAGAATAACAAAGCAAATTAAATTTGCTAAGAATAAGTTAATCATTCTTGTCAAAACACTAGATCACATGAATCAAGAATTGTTCTATAGTGAAAACAAAGATTATACTCATTTATTAATAAAAAGCAAGTTTAATCTTGCTCTAGCTAAAACGACTCAACACGAAGTTAATTATAAAACCCTATTAGAATATCTTGAAATATTAGAAAAAAATCCAAAAGTAATCGTAAAATGTCCCACAAATAAAGAAAATGAAAGCTTTATAGGCCGTTATACACTCCTTTACCCTTTAGAAGTTTGTTGCACTAAAATTTATAATCTTCATCCTAATATTTAA
- a CDS encoding plasmid maintenance protein, translated as MYKAIKEQQEIEIDHACRILILTATIFEINSIFENYYQKTLLKKYNENLKNKNLPPSNISTMKKYLNQLEKEIKIIAKFYFKNDQSLIYCKLNYTLEKICLKLIKFYKKFYKELKQFTQKNITT; from the coding sequence ATGTATAAGGCTATAAAAGAACAACAAGAAATAGAAATAGATCATGCATGCAGAATACTTATTCTTACCGCAACAATATTTGAAATAAATTCAATATTCGAAAATTATTATCAAAAAACTCTACTCAAAAAGTATAACGAAAATCTCAAAAACAAAAATCTACCTCCTAGTAATATATCAACAATGAAAAAATACTTAAATCAATTAGAAAAAGAAATAAAAATCATAGCAAAATTCTATTTTAAAAACGATCAATCTCTAATTTATTGCAAACTTAATTATACCCTAGAAAAAATTTGTTTAAAACTAATAAAATTCTACAAAAAATTCTACAAAGAATTAAAACAATTTACACAAAAGAACATTACTACTTAA